GGAAAGGATTGTCGGCAGGTGGGAGGCGCATCCTTGCGGCGATCCCCACCGGAGTCCCCGGAAGCCGCTGTGCTGACTCCTGCGTGACCTCGAAGCCTAGAGGTGCCTAGTGCAGTGCGTCAGAAGTTTTGAAGCCACCCAGTGGTCCCACGCGTTCGCACATTTGCCGTCTGAAACCCAGGGTGGCGCCGCCGTCTCGCTTGCGCTCGCCGGGGCTGACCCTGGGCTGGCGAATCGCTCGCCTTCAGCGAGCCCGGACTTGGCTTCTAACACAGTCGCTGGGCTGGCGCATCTGTCCCTACCAGGGACAACAAACGGCGGCACTGGCTCAGAACTTATGACCGGCAGCACTAGAGGTGCGAGTCGAAGTCCTGCGCTTCCAGCATGCGGACGATTTCCTTGACCTCCTCGCTGCGCTCGGCGTCGCAGATGAGCAGCGCGTCGGGGGTGTCCACCACGATCAGTCCTCGCACCCCCACCAGCGCCGTCAGCTTCTTCTCGTCCGCCGTTCGGGAGAGCACCAGGACGTCACGGCTGCCTTGAGCCAGCAGCGGCCGGTCCGAGGCCAATCCCGATTCATCGGCAGGCCACAGTTGCTGCAGGCTGCGCCATCCGCCTACGTCACTCCAGCCCAGCGAACAGGGCAGTCCGGCCACCTTGTCGGCCTTTTCCATCACCCCGAAGTCGACCGAGATGGATTGCAGGGCGGGGAAGACCTCTTCAAGGACCTCCTCCCGGAAGTCCCGGCTGGCGATCCTCTGCAATCCCTCCAGCATGCGGGGCAGGTGATGGCCGATCTCCTCCAGAAGCCGCTCGGGTTTCCACACGAACATGCCGCTGTTCCAGTCGTAGCCTCCCTGGGCCAGAAAGTCCCGGGCTTTCTCGGGGGGAGGCTTTTCCACGAAGCGCCGGATGCGGTAGGCGGTCTGTCCGTGGAAGCGCCCGATTTGGGAACCGCGCTGCAGGTACCCGTAGCCGGTGGACGGGAAGGTGGGCCGGATGCCGAAGGTGACCAGCCAATCCTGGCGGGCCAGTTGCTCGGCGGCTTGCAGTGCTTGGTGGAAGGCCCCGACCTGGCTGATGAGATGGTCGGAGGGCAGCAGGGCCATCACCTCTCCCGGGTGGCGGGCGGCGATGCAGGCGGCGGCCAGTCCGGCGCAGGGTGCGGTGTTGCGTCCGCTCGGCTCCAGGAGCAGGTTCTCAGGGGGCAAGTCAGGCAATTGACTGCGCACGGTGCGGGCGTAGTCGCGTCCGCACACCACGTAGATGTCTTGGGGACCGGCCAGCGGACGCAGGCGCGCCGCCGTGCGCTGCAACAGGGTGCCTGAAGCGCCCTCGCCACCTTGCTGGTCCGAAGTGCTGAAGAGGTCCAGGAACTGTTTGGGCCGGGCCTTGCGGCTCAGGGGCCAGAAGCGCGTCCCGCGTCCGCCTGCCATAATCACTGCTTTCATGCTGCAACTCTACCAGTTGGCGGCATCGTGCATGAAGGGGCGGCCATGGGGAGAGCGGCTTGCGTCAGCGTCCTACTTGCAGACGGCTGGCCAGCAAGGAAGGCAAACCCGCCTTGAGGATTTTCTGGGCTGCTGCCTCGATGTCGTACTCGAACTTGATGAAGCGCAAGGTCTTCTCCTCGCGGTCCAGCAATCCGAAACAGCCGCGCGAGTCCCCGTCTCGGGGCTGGCCAACCGATCCGGGATTGATGAAATAGCGTTCGTCGTCCTGGATTTGGACGGTGCAGGAATCGGTGATGTGGAAGGCCTGCCGCCGTCCGCCGCGGCTGCGGTAGAGCATGGGAACGTGAGTGTGTCCGAAGAGGCAGACCGGGTCTCGCAGCGAGTCCATCTGGGGCCACACTTGTTCCTGGTCGAGCAAGTACTCGTCTTCGTCCCAGGGGGAGCCGTGGCTGAGCGTCCAGCCCTCGACCCGCTTGGGACCTTGAGGCAGATCCAGCAGGTAATCGCGTGTTTCTCGGCCGATCTGCCCGCGTGTCCAAAGGGCCGCATCGCGTGCCAGATCAGAGAAGCGGGAAACGTCTTCGAGTCCGCAGCACACCTTGTCGTGGTTGCCGCGCACGATGTGGGCGGGTTGCAGTTCGCGCACCCGCTTCACCACCGCTTCGGGATCGGCGCCGTAGCCCACCAGATCTCCCAACACCCAGACCTCTTGGAAACTGGACTGCTGCAGGGCGGCATCCAAGGCTTCGAGGTTGGAATGGATGTCTGACAGAATGAGCGTTTTCATAACAAACGGCGGCACTCGAGGGAGCCGGACTCCGCCTTGGCAGGCGCCTCGCCATCCTACACCGCGCCGGCGGCCCGCACCAAGCGGTCGCCGACTCGAACCTCACGGCTCTTTGTTATAGAATCCGCCACGAGCGCGGCTCGCCGCCGCGCCGACGGAAAGGAGACTCGACACATGCCGACTAAGATCGCCATTAACGGCTTTGGGCGTATAGGAAGAAATGTGCTCCGCGCCATGTTGGAGCGCGGCAGCGACCTGCAGGTCGTAGCCATCAATGATATCACCGATTCGGGCACCCTGGCCCATCTTCTCAAGTACGATTCAGTCTACGGACCCATCGGCAGCGACATCGGTCATTCCGAGGGCAGCCTGACGGTGGACGGATCCCGGATACGCGTCTTTTCAGAGCGCGACCCGGCCCAGATTGCCTGGAGCGAGGTGGGCGCCCAATTGGTGGTGGAATCCACCGGCCTTTTCCGCAAGCGAGAGGACGCCGCCAAGCACCTGGGCGGAAGCGTCAAGAAGGTCATCATCTCGGCTCCCGCCAAGGGGCCCGACGCCACGCTGGCCATGGGGGTCAATCACCAGAGTTATGATCCCCATACTCACCACATCGTCTCCAACGCGAGTTGTACCACCAACTGCCTGGCTCCCGTAGCCAAAGTGCTGCATCAATCCTTCGGCATCGAGAAAGGGCTGATGACCACCGTCCACAGCTATACCGGCGATCAGCGCCTGCTCGACGCGCCCCACAAGGATCTGCGCCGGGCCCGCGCGGCGGCGCTTTCGATGATCCCCACCACCACCGGCGCCGCGGCCGCCGTCTCGCTGGTGCTGCCCGAAGTGGAGGGCCGTCTGGACGGCTACGCCGTGCGCGTGCCCACTCCCACCGGATCGATCGTCGACTTGGTGGCCACCCTGGAGCGGGAGGTGAGCCTGGACGAGGTCAAGCAGGCTTTCATCACCGCCTCGCAAGGCGATCTCAAGGGCGTCCTCCAGTACACCGAGGAAGAGCTGGTTTCGGTCGACTACCAGAAAAACCCCCACTCCGCCATCGTCGACGGCCCCTTCCTCAAGGTCATAGGCGGCAATATGGTCAAAGTCCTGGCCTGGTACGACAACGAATGGGGCTATTCAAACCGCGTTGTCGACCTGGCGGAATACATGCTCAGCCGTTAAGCAAATGACGGTTCAGCGATGACCCCGATGGCCCCGGCGGGAGCGGTGACTTGTTCGGCCGCTCCCGCCGCGCTTTTTGTGAAAGGATCCCCATGCGACGCAGCATCATTGCCGGCAACTGGAAAATGCACAAGACGGGACGCGAAGCCGTCGATTTCGTGCGCGCTCTGGACGTCCTGATCGGGCGCAGCCCGGAGCCGGAAGTCCTGCTTTTTCCGTCTTTTACCGTCTTGTCCCGGGTGCGCCAGGCCGTGGTCGGCACTTCTATCGGCATGGGAGCTCAGAACCTCCACCACCAAGATCAAGGCGCTTTCACTGGAGAGATTTCAGCCGCCATGCTCGAGGACTGCGGCTGCACTCACGTGCTCATCGGACATTCCGAGCGCCGCATGCTCTTCGGCGAGGACGACAAGCTGCTCAACCGCAAGTTGCGCAAGGTTTCCACCACCTCGCTGA
The DNA window shown above is from Acidobacteriota bacterium and carries:
- a CDS encoding mannose-1-phosphate guanylyltransferase; its protein translation is MKAVIMAGGRGTRFWPLSRKARPKQFLDLFSTSDQQGGEGASGTLLQRTAARLRPLAGPQDIYVVCGRDYARTVRSQLPDLPPENLLLEPSGRNTAPCAGLAAACIAARHPGEVMALLPSDHLISQVGAFHQALQAAEQLARQDWLVTFGIRPTFPSTGYGYLQRGSQIGRFHGQTAYRIRRFVEKPPPEKARDFLAQGGYDWNSGMFVWKPERLLEEIGHHLPRMLEGLQRIASRDFREEVLEEVFPALQSISVDFGVMEKADKVAGLPCSLGWSDVGGWRSLQQLWPADESGLASDRPLLAQGSRDVLVLSRTADEKKLTALVGVRGLIVVDTPDALLICDAERSEEVKEIVRMLEAQDFDSHL
- a CDS encoding metallophosphoesterase family protein, producing the protein MKTLILSDIHSNLEALDAALQQSSFQEVWVLGDLVGYGADPEAVVKRVRELQPAHIVRGNHDKVCCGLEDVSRFSDLARDAALWTRGQIGRETRDYLLDLPQGPKRVEGWTLSHGSPWDEDEYLLDQEQVWPQMDSLRDPVCLFGHTHVPMLYRSRGGRRQAFHITDSCTVQIQDDERYFINPGSVGQPRDGDSRGCFGLLDREEKTLRFIKFEYDIEAAAQKILKAGLPSLLASRLQVGR
- the gap gene encoding type I glyceraldehyde-3-phosphate dehydrogenase codes for the protein MPTKIAINGFGRIGRNVLRAMLERGSDLQVVAINDITDSGTLAHLLKYDSVYGPIGSDIGHSEGSLTVDGSRIRVFSERDPAQIAWSEVGAQLVVESTGLFRKREDAAKHLGGSVKKVIISAPAKGPDATLAMGVNHQSYDPHTHHIVSNASCTTNCLAPVAKVLHQSFGIEKGLMTTVHSYTGDQRLLDAPHKDLRRARAAALSMIPTTTGAAAAVSLVLPEVEGRLDGYAVRVPTPTGSIVDLVATLEREVSLDEVKQAFITASQGDLKGVLQYTEEELVSVDYQKNPHSAIVDGPFLKVIGGNMVKVLAWYDNEWGYSNRVVDLAEYMLSR